GGACGGCAGCTTCTCTCATGGCAGTGatcttttttgcatttgctttttgtcaGTGAATGTCAGACTCATCCTAAGTGATGCTGAGCTGTTCTCTAAGTTTtatgttaccttttttttttaagggttttaagggtgtgtgttttttttcttccccccccctcctgctTTAGACCATTTCATGTGGAGCCTACAAACATAGTCAGCGTGAACGATGATATGCAAAGAGTCACTGATGAAGCTTCAGCAATGAATAAGCGGATTCACTACTACAGCAGGCTCACATCTCCTGCAGACAGGGCGCTGGTAAGGCAAAGACAGGCCAGATTAACTGAGTGGTCTCTGGTATGTTAGGTCTTCCACAGCCTAGGTTCATAAAAGACACACAAGTAAAGGCAGGGGGAGAATTGCTCTGCAGCTTGCTTTGAAGTAAATATTTAGTAGCTGAGTACCTTAACAAGGTCTTGTGTTATCACAAGCTGTGATTGACTTCTTGTTCAATGCCTTCACCAtccaaagaaaacatacaaacagCTTGAATTTTGTTAACATGGTAAAGGCTGCCTGGATGTGTGTACACATTTCTACCATCTTAAGAGGTTTTAAGCAGTGGTCAACTGCAGTGGTTAAACTAGCATGATCTGTGCGTAGTATACGTTACAGGCATTTTGTAGAAGTAAAGCCTGGTTTTGTGCTATCTAGCTAAAATTCTGggcaatggatttttttcatgggGAGAAAATTAATGTAGTCCaccctttttggtttttttcctaaatgcacTTTTCATGGGAAGATTTTGTGATTTACAACAGCTGACTTCTTGTATTTGGGACAATAGTTAACTTTGGTGTTACTAACAAATCTTGGTTTTTATCCATTTGTTAGATTGCTCCTGATCATGTACTTCCAGCTCCTGATGAAATCTACGTATACAGTCCATTGGGAACTGCTTTTAAAGTTGACAGTTGCACAGATGGCTATGGTAAAAACTCCAGTATAGTGACAATGTATGTTAAGCACCTTGCCATATATTAACCagaaaatgcattattattAAATGTTCTATATTGTATGCATAACTATTGTAGCTAAGAGGATAGTGTGAATTAAGAATGCTCCTCAAATTATTtactggctttttcttttcatcctaGATTTATGATATGGAATACAATGATGGGTACATCTATATTAAGTATCCCATGGGGAATAAAACAGGtaaaactatgaaaaatgtatgtgtaggaaaatgttttttgtaacATGGCttgctcttcatttttctgtagttaCTGATAAATAAACACTATTTCTCCCTCTTAACAGGCAGGCTTTACTTCTGGAATCATTCTCATTTTAGTGATGGGCATTTTGACTCTTTATTGCTGCTACAGAGTTGTAGAGTCACGGAAAATGATACGTAAGAAACGCAAAGCTTcataatgcaaatatttctattatttgtGTGTGAAACAGAGAGACCTAATAGATTCTTAGTTTGCCTGTATCTTTACTGTGTTAGACCTGACCtgcaaataaaagctatttcttTGAAAGTCTCCCTATTTTTGTAGTCTGGATCTGTAAGCTAAATTTCTGTCTTCACTATTAGATTATGCTTCAGGTCCTTGGGACCTAAGTATTATAGCAAACCCCAAACTCTTAGCAAGCAAGGTTTCACAGATGTTCACTTACCAAGCGTTTGGGAGCTTACAGAGTTAGAGGGTTCCCTTCTTCTCCATAAGCACTGTACAGTTCCCTACATGTATCTCTGATCATGTTGCGCAGTGGAACAGTATGGGCAGTAGCTGCCTCCACTTGTGTAGTATGCCGGTACTAACCTaacttttttatatattctgtGTTGGAAGCAATCTGTGGACAGTGGTTTTACTTACAGTGTACTTTTATTGTTCAGAATTAATCTTGCAGCTCTTGTAATTGGTGCTTGTATGCATAAACTAACCCCCCACTTGCTCAAATAAAGGCACTTAAGACCTCCAGTTTGTGACGACTCATCTCAGGGCATTGTTGAGGACTAGTTTATGGTCTGGCCTGCTTTGCCATAACTCTTGCAAAAGGTTTTAGCTGCAAATGCATGGCTGCATTTTTGCACCCATGCCTTATTCCAGTGCTTCTGGAAGTATTCTGAGTGGTAGTGTGGCCACAATAAAAGCCTCTACTTCTTCAGGCTCCTTCAGTCAAATGCCTAGTGAGTGTTGTACTTTAAAGTTAACAGAAATCTTCTTAGCCCTTGGAAGCACTGTGATTTTGTGtcagaatattctgaaaaaagaaCACATCCTGTCATGAAGAGTTCTACTGACCCTAACATTTTGTTTAGAtatgtttcttatttttgtatctTCTTCAGCTTTAGTAGATACCTCAAACTGGGAATTCCCAGATGTTTGCAAGTATTACTTTGGATCCTTTGGTCAATGGTcaagtcttttattttctatggTATCGCTTGTTGGAGCCATGGTTGTTTATTGGGTGCTTATGTCCAACTTTCTGTTCAACACAGGAAAGTTTATATACAGTAAGTATACATTTTCGGTTAACTTTTACAGCTATCTTGTGGAAAGATTAAGATGTTGCTTTATACTGAAAAAAGAATTGTTCGTTTTACTTAATCTtggtttttctgttgctttgtatGAAAAGTCAGTTGAGAATAAGTAACTGTGTGGAGTTCTGCACACAGTCATGTATGTTTTCAAAGCCAGTTTCTCAGTCTGTCTCTTAAACTGTGGTTTTAATGAAAGACATAGTACCAATTGTCTGATTTGCATGTCAGTAATGAGCCTTCTTGGTGTAGCTTAAACAACCCAAACCTCTTGCTTGCTTCCACTTTATATTTTCACTCCCACCTCCTTTGCAGGGGTGTAACTATTTGAACAGCCATGTAACAGGCTAGGCTGTTGAAATGATCCaggttaatgaaaaaaatctagtttCATTCTAGTTTTCAACACACACACTTAAGAATGCTGCCATGTAGAAAGTTTTTGCAAGTGTCCTTGAAGGAACGATGACCTGTAGCACAGTGAAAGAACGATTCTTAGTCTGGCATTGCTACAGAATAAAACATATTGGTTACTTACAGCCTTGTACATGCACAGGCACACAGACTTTTGTGGATACAATCACTTAAGTATGTAGAGTTGTGGGAATAAACGATGGAATTGAGAGCTTTGAAAATCTGACTCATAGCATTGAATAGCATGACAGATTTAAGAGTTTCTGTTTTGaaggtaattaaaaaatctCTGAGGCAAATAGCATTACAGACACTTACACCTCTTAAACAATATTTAATTAGAATTCCCACCATCCCTGAAGGACCTACTTTACTTTATTGGTTAATGACTGGTATATTTTACACTTGACCTAATTCATATGTTACTAAAGCCATTTTACTTTAGactctgttgttttttaataaggTTAACCCTTTAATCCTATATTATTCTAAACCAAGGAACTCCAATTTTAGTAAGTAAACTTCAGAATGGTCAAAACCGTTccttttctaggaaaaaaagttgcttttcccTGAGATTGGCATGTTATTTTATCACTAACCTATATTTGTTTGGGGTCCTTACTTGTTTGCTCTTTGATAACTTTAGTCATTGGATTCTTATCCTAACTTTCATTGTGGTCACTTACTTACTAGGTTGTGAAATGGGTGATAGGATGTAGGTTTGACACACTGCCATTTTCCAGCCATGCATTTCTAAGTTATTCTAAGCAGGCTACTACATTTAATGCCAGTACACTcagatgactttttaaaaaatctgcacaCACAATTTAAGTGGCAACAAACTGATTTCCTAAAGGAGGATGGTCTAGAAATCAATATGAAAAGAAGGCAAGAATTGTAATCCAAGTATGATgtcctgtgggtttttttcgggtttttttggtaagatGGTGTCCCATGCTTTCGTTCTGTTTTTGTTCTATGAAACAGACATAAATCCACAAATGCAATTGCTAGTTCTAAACCACTTTTTAAGTACAGAGTAAGCATAAATTGTCTATCCACCTataactaattttaaaatgctctaATTCTGTAAAAGCTATCAGGTCTTTTGATGGCTTCACAGTAGGTACTTCTTTTTAAGTAGCAAGCAACACAAAACAGTGATGAAGAGAGGAGGTGATgagtgattttatttaaatcttttgGTTGTTGTATACACTGATACCAATATGAGAAACCCAGTTTTGATTCAGGGCATCATAAATCAaagtgaagaaacaaaaaatagttGGCTTCCCACAAgactttttgctttctttatgaGAAACAAGCTGCTGTTAACTGCATGTAAAAAATCTGAGGGCTGCTGTCCcagttcattttctgtgtgcatAATACACCCAcatgcagcagaagcaaattTTAACCAGACACGCTAATGAAATCTCCAAGCTGATGggcattttctgtgtgtgtgtgtgtatatatacatgtaaatATATGGAAATTGCTATCCAGTACACTCATGCTGGTGAAGCTGCAGGAACTTGAGAATACCTGGTGTGGCACAGCAGTAAAGTAGCACAGGAGTGTattgaaacaaaacacttgtAGAGTTGACAGTAGACAGTGAGACTTAAACCTTTCTCTGGAGATTcccttctttaaaataaacatggaaaaagcaTCCCCCTAGAGCctcctttgaaagaaagattAGAAAAATGAGTAGGGGAAGCTTTTTCCGTATAGTACCATCTGGACTGAGGATATGGTTGCATGCACTCTTTTTTCTGTCCCAAGAGAAGCTGGTTTTAAGAAGCATCTCTTCATTAACCTCCTGTATGGCACGGCAGACTGAGAAGCTGGGACAAGCAAAGATGTTCTGGGGGAACAGGGAtgagcagctgggagggggctggcttGGGAACTTCATAAATGGACAAGACTGCTGGGAAGAAAGCAGTGCTGTGGGGGGCTACTTTAAGACACttctaaaataaagttttaaaatacttcgAGTTGGGGGGAGTGCAAGCTGCTGTATTACCCCTCTGATgtaattttccaaaatatttccgTAATTAATATTTATCAAGTCAACAGATAAAAGCCTAGTAGCAGGTTTGGGACATTGATAGTAacgttttcttctttttagacTTCATTCATGACATTAACGTAACAGATATTGTTCCTGGCACCAATGGAAGTAACAGAGGTAAGAAGCACTTACTAGTGTTGTGTTTcctgggtgggggtggggattTAAAGGAAAATCATCATATTTCCATGCCAAACCACATTGCAGTTATAAAGTGTGTATTGTAAATTCTAActacctgtttttaaaaaactgtcaTCTGTCTGGGATTTGTACTTCCACAAATAACCACACACTTGGAAAGCTTAAtaattggaaaaagaaagaaagtggGGGTGAAGATAAGGATTTAAAGGCAAATTACAGGTTTCTGTATACCCAGATACAGTCCCCACAAAACCATGAATTGTAGACTTCTTAATGGCTTTTGGACAATGAGGAACTGGCTTAAGGAATTCTAACTTTTGCACCTTGAAATTGAGGCACATCAGATCTGTTTACTGTTTAAAATCTTGGCTGGGGCATTTTTGCTCCTCACCACTCTGCAGCAacattcttatttaaaaaaaaatcctgtaagaACAGCTTTAATGATGCTAAGTGCAAAAAGAAATGTGTCAGGCTACATGAGCATCAGGTTGGGTTTTGTGGAGAGTCTGGCATTTGCACAACTAAGGGAAGTAACTGCACTCAAGTATGAAGGTAGGTCTGTTGGGAGTTGAGTAGGCAGAATAATGTAGAATGAAGGCAGGAGCTAGGCATTCAGCCTCTGATCTTTCTGCCTATATACAGTGAATGAACATGTAGTGCTTTGttatgaagcagaaaattttcTCTTATCCTGGGTCCTTATGGGAATGGGGAAACATTTCAGTACCAGCTGGACAGCTGTGTGTCACACTCACTGCAGCCGTGTTTCTGGAGAGCAGCTGTTGGGAGTCAGGTGAAGGAGTtgagaaataattctgaaaaccAGTTGATTTGCATTTGAGCTAGTGTTGAATCCTGTTTCTCCTACAGTCCTTACCAGAAAGGACcagtagctgctgcagtgctcttTCTCATGTGctctctcctgcttctgctgttctGTCCCATAGTTATGCAGCAGGGGGTGTAACTTGGAAACAAAGTAGACAACAGTATTCCACAGCATCCTCCAACAACCAGAAGATTTAAAGCATCTGCTTCACAAAATTAAGGGCTGCTTTAAGGGATGCCACATGGTCAGATGACCCTTGGCAGAGCATTCAGGGCTACCAAGGAGATCAGtaagaacaaaaacatttttcagggtCTGTGAAACAATCCTGTTATAAGCAATGGagagaaagcaaatgagaaaactgGAAGTAACATAATGGTCCCTCAAGACATTTGACAGACACTTTTTACATCTTTGTACAGAACGGGCATGCAGCCAATGTGGGAGGGAGGCTATCAAGTATCTTGGGATGCcaaaatttaaaacaagacGTTATGAGAACAGTAAGATGGTTTATATTTCAACACGTAACTTTTTAGGTATGTGTGAGAAAGGAATGTTgatattaacaaaaataaaataaacatgtttttgtcAAGGGATCTTTTTGTTCAGTTAATTTTGTTCCAGTGACTTGTTCAGGTGCTGCCATTGATCAGCCACCATTTAACAGGAGTGCGATGTTCCCTTTTGGCAATGTTATGGGTGTATATCTTAAATTGCTTCTGTTGAGTTATATAGCAGTGATGTACTTGCATCTGGCGTGGCACCAAGATGGCAGGGGTTTTTATTCGGTGCATGGGTTTTAGACCTGCCAGTTGTTATAGCAGCTTTCTTGTAATCTTAGTTTGTGTGTTCCCTTAATGTACAGTAATGCAGGCTCTTCTGTACACAGATTACATCTCGATTCATATGATCTTACTGAAGTGCACAGGGACAGATTACAATGCTAAATACTCAGCCAGATGCAGGGATGCATTGCTATGACTTGATTCCAGCAGGTGCATGTAGGCACTGAACACAGTTATAGGTATGTGACCTTGAAGGCTGATCCTGTGCCACAGCTCAGGCTTCAGGTGAATTGGCATctttgctgtgctcttctgAAAGAGCCATAGTGCTTGTCAGCTTAGATTGTAAGGTGCCTAGCAGTGAAATCTTAGCACTGAACTCCTGATAAAAAAACATACTGAACTCCtgataaaaaaacaaacaggagttAGGAAATGAGTTGTCAAACAATGCTGTTGAGTGGTCCTGTTCCCCATAGGTAAAACACTCTCCAGAAATTATACGATCTTGGCTGTGAAGATTCTGTGCAAGTAAAACACTTTTCATCTggggatatttttcttttcctttcttccagtcATTTGTCCAAGTGCTACTAGTGGTCACACACCACAGAACAGGAGTGTGATGTTCTCTTCTGGCAATGATACAGGTTTTGAACTCTTCGAGGAGTGGTGGAACAAATCACAAACAGTACCATTTTACCTGATTGCTGTTCTTCTGCCTCTGCTAAATCTGAAGTCTCCATCCTTCTTTGCAAAGTTTAATGTCCTAGGTAGGTAAGAAATACTATTGAAGCATTGGTTCATTGTGGCtaaaatgtacagaaaacagCGAAAGCTACTTCAGTGAgtagaattgtagaatcatttaagttggaaaagaattttaagatcatcaagcccaactgttaacccaggactgtcaagtccaccactaagccatgtccccaggtgccacatctacatgtcttttaagtacttccagggatggggactcaaccacttccctgggcagcctgttccaatgcttgaccaccctttcagtgaagaaaccTAATACcaaatctaaacctcccctgatgcaacttgaggccatttcctcttgtcctgttgcttgttacaTGGGAGAAGAGAGCAACACTCACCTTGCTAAAACCTCCTTTCCAGTAATTGTACAGAGTGATAAGGTCTCTCCTCAGCTTCCCTTTCTGCAGGCTAAACAAGccgttccctcagctgcttctcataacACCTGTGCTgcagacccttcaccagcttcatttcccttctctgtgcacactccagcacctcaatgccCCTGCTaaagtgaggggcccaacactgaacacaggattcgaggtgtggcctcaccagtgcccagtgcagggggacggtcactgccctggccctgctggccacactgtttccCATACAAGCCAGGATACTGCTGGCCTTCATGGGCACACTGCTGGatgtcaaccagcacccccaggtcttTTTCTGGGGGACAgccttccagccactcctcAGTAGTTTGCTGGCAGCGCATATTGTGCCTTGGAatggtttgttggttggtttgttaACCACCACAGGCTTTCTACTCTGCTTTGCTCGAGTCTTTCAGATAACGGgctgataattattttttttccttctctcccttgaTAATCCTGTCAAACAAGTTCCACTATAGTTACAACAGGTTTTCCCAGATGGTGCTACACATACTACTGTGCAGTATTTGATGCATAGTACCTTGGCACAAGCAGTCAGTCATACCCTTCCTCATCTGGTAGACGTTTCAGGCAGTTACTTCCAGAAATTAGTTGCTTCTGACCTGAAGTAATTTGTTACCAATCAATTGATTAATTAATTACAGCATCAGTCAGTGTaatctgctgctgtgctttgcgCAGCTCCCAATACCCTTGCCTGTTCTGTGCTACAAAGACAAAAGTTGTGACTTCTCCTTGCTTCCATGTCTTGAGATGGAAAACCAATACAGGTGGGATTGGTGAAGGGGATAAAGCACATGGATGATGGGTGGGGTTATTTACAAAGGATACCTGAGGGCATAGCATTGAAGCATATgatggagagaaaggaaaaaggagatggGATCAGAGAATGGGTtgaaaaagatggagaaatatTGTAAAGGAGGTAGAGGACAGGAAATTGAGGGTGTAGTTTGTCCTGTTTGTTCCAGTGTGATGCTTAATTAGGGCTTGGATCTGCTGTTGTTGGAACCagtaaatgaaaacacagcacatGTGATGGTGCTCCTGtgtaaaaaggaaagttttttgTGTAGCCTACATATAAATTAGggatatgaaaatatttcatcaagTGAGATCTAGCCACAACTGTATCTGTTTTTGAAATAAGCACATTATCGtagacaacttttttttaagagaacgtgaatattaaaatacaaaatttctcaTAACTTCAGCAGATTATAATGTAACTCAGAAGCTGT
This region of Falco naumanni isolate bFalNau1 chromosome Z, bFalNau1.pat, whole genome shotgun sequence genomic DNA includes:
- the SLC38A9 gene encoding sodium-coupled neutral amino acid transporter 9 isoform X1 → MEEDTKPLLVPVGGDESNYGIMNIQFNPEDFKCKRPFHVEPTNIVSVNDDMQRVTDEASAMNKRIHYYSRLTSPADRALIAPDHVLPAPDEIYVYSPLGTAFKVDSCTDGYGKNSSIVTIFMIWNTMMGTSILSIPWGIKQAGFTSGIILILVMGILTLYCCYRVVESRKMIPLVDTSNWEFPDVCKYYFGSFGQWSSLLFSMVSLVGAMVVYWVLMSNFLFNTGKFIYNFIHDINVTDIVPGTNGSNRERACSQCGREAIKYLGMPKFKTRRYENSKMVYISTRNFLVICPSATSGHTPQNRSVMFSSGNDTGFELFEEWWNKSQTVPFYLIAVLLPLLNLKSPSFFAKFNVLGTISVVYLVFLVTVKAAHLGIHLEYNWFAENDFFVPEFRILFPQLTGVLTLAFFIHNCVITLLQNNKNQENNVRDLSIAYFLVGLTYLYVGMIIFASFPSPPLSKECIEQNFLDNFPSDDIMSFVARIFLLFQMMTVYPLLGYLARVQLLRQFFGNAYPSIFHVLILNVAIVGAGVAMARFYPNIGGIIRYSGATCGLAFVFVYPSLIYMISLHRAGQLTWPALIIHIFIILLGLANLIAQFLL
- the SLC38A9 gene encoding sodium-coupled neutral amino acid transporter 9 isoform X2, whose translation is MEEDTKPLLVPVGGDESNYGIMNIQFNPEDFKCKRPFHVEPTNIVSVNDDMQRVTDEASAMNKRIHYYSRLTSPADRALIAPDHVLPAPDEIYVYSPLGTAFKVDSCTDGYGKNSSIVTIFMIWNTMMGTSILSIPWGIKQAGFTSGIILILVMGILTLYCCYRVVESRKMIPLVDTSNWEFPDVCKYYFGSFGQWSSLLFSMVSLVGAMVVYWVLMSNFLFNTGKFIYNFIHDINVTDIVPGTNGSNRVICPSATSGHTPQNRSVMFSSGNDTGFELFEEWWNKSQTVPFYLIAVLLPLLNLKSPSFFAKFNVLGTISVVYLVFLVTVKAAHLGIHLEYNWFAENDFFVPEFRILFPQLTGVLTLAFFIHNCVITLLQNNKNQENNVRDLSIAYFLVGLTYLYVGMIIFASFPSPPLSKECIEQNFLDNFPSDDIMSFVARIFLLFQMMTVYPLLGYLARVQLLRQFFGNAYPSIFHVLILNVAIVGAGVAMARFYPNIGGIIRYSGATCGLAFVFVYPSLIYMISLHRAGQLTWPALIIHIFIILLGLANLIAQFLL
- the SLC38A9 gene encoding sodium-coupled neutral amino acid transporter 9 isoform X3, encoding MQRVTDEASAMNKRIHYYSRLTSPADRALIAPDHVLPAPDEIYVYSPLGTAFKVDSCTDGYGKNSSIVTIFMIWNTMMGTSILSIPWGIKQAGFTSGIILILVMGILTLYCCYRVVESRKMIPLVDTSNWEFPDVCKYYFGSFGQWSSLLFSMVSLVGAMVVYWVLMSNFLFNTGKFIYNFIHDINVTDIVPGTNGSNRERACSQCGREAIKYLGMPKFKTRRYENSKMVYISTRNFLVICPSATSGHTPQNRSVMFSSGNDTGFELFEEWWNKSQTVPFYLIAVLLPLLNLKSPSFFAKFNVLGTISVVYLVFLVTVKAAHLGIHLEYNWFAENDFFVPEFRILFPQLTGVLTLAFFIHNCVITLLQNNKNQENNVRDLSIAYFLVGLTYLYVGMIIFASFPSPPLSKECIEQNFLDNFPSDDIMSFVARIFLLFQMMTVYPLLGYLARVQLLRQFFGNAYPSIFHVLILNVAIVGAGVAMARFYPNIGGIIRYSGATCGLAFVFVYPSLIYMISLHRAGQLTWPALIIHIFIILLGLANLIAQFLL